The region AAGCTTGCCCGCCGTCTCCGCATCCGGCGAGCGGGACGCGAGGTTCAGCAGTCCCTGCTCGTCCGTCGAGATCAGCGCATAGGTTTCGGAGAGCGTGCGTTCCTCCAGCGCGGTCGCAGTCACTGTTTCGCCTTGCGCTACCTCGACCTTCAGCCGGTGATGGGTCGCGGTCGTGTCCATCTTCTGGGGTGAGGAGAATTTCCAGCCCTGCCGCTTGGGATGCTCAATGACGATCGTGCGCTCGCCGTCCGGAGCGCCCTTTATGGCATAGGCCGTTTCGGCCCGCTGACGGACGGAGGCGGTCAGGACGCCATCTGTCACCTTGATGGAGGTGATCTGATCGTCCGGTGTCGATTCCCGCGCGATCCGGACCTTCTTGTCCGTCGCAAAGCTTGCCATGCGGCTCTCGCCGGAGGGCATGCCGTTGATCTGCGCGTCGCCCACATAGCCTTCCTGCTGATCATAGACGGTGAGAATACCCTTGGGCAGGCTGGTTTGCGTCTCGTTGGTAATCAGGATCGCCGCGATCGGATGCGGCAGTCCGCTTTCCGGCTGGAAGACGGACACGCTCTCGCCCGGCACCACCTTGTCGACGATCGGGGCGGACAGGGTCTCGCCGCTTGCCAGGCTGACCCGCTGCGGCAGGGCGAACGACGCGGTGACGGCGCCTTCCGAAGCATCGCCGACATTCGCGGAGGCAACTTCGTAGGCCATCGCTGCGTCCGCGGAGGGAGCGGGAGAAAGAAGACGTCCGAGAGCGCCGCCCTGAGGCGCCGAGGCCTTGCTCTCGGCCATTTCGAACCGTGGCTCCGCGCCGGTGTCGGTTCTGGGAACATATCCGGCGGAAACATCGACCGGGACTTCCGGACGCTGTTTCCAGTAAAGATCATGCAGCCGCTGTTTCAGCGTGACCGGCGCGCCGGAAGACAGGGTGATGGCGACATTGTCCCAGTCCTCGCCGCTGGCGTTTTCCAGAACCGCCCAGGCCTGCAGCCGGGCCTTGTCCTGCGGCAGCATCACGACCCGGTAGGCGGTCTTCCAGATGGGGGCCGGCACCACATAGGCGACCGCAACTTCCCGGGCCCCCTCGCCCGCCACTTTCAGCGAAACGGTTCTGGCGCCATCGGAAATGCCGTTGCCGACGACGGATAGCGCCCTGGCGACCTTTTCCTGGATATCCTCGTCCAGGAACGTGATTTCCGTATCGAGGCCCAGCTCCACCCCGACGATGCGGCCCTCGCTCAGCACCGAGACCATGTCGGAGAGGCCCTCGTCGCCGCGGTTCTTCTGCGACACGCCCAGAACGAGGCCTTCAACCGTTGTCCCCGCCTTTTCCAGCCGCACGCGCGTGCCCTGCAGTTTCGACAGGAGCAGCGCCGGCGACTGGAGGTCGGCTTCCGAGAACGGCAGGTTCTTGAAGGTTTCCGCAAGCGGATTAGGCCCCGGCAGCGTGATCCCCTCCACAACGCCCTTGTCGTCATAGACCACGATGCTCTTCAGAACATCGTTCACCTGGTCCAGCGGCACGGTCATACGGATGAGGCCCGAACTGTCGATATCGGCCTTGCGGACCACCTCGGCGAGCCCGCCGGACGAAAGGGTGATGCTGGTAATCGGCCCGTTGTCAGCCCCCCAGGCGGCGGCGGGCAGCGTCAGACAAACAATCGCGGCGGAAGAAAAACGGAAAAACATGAAACAACTCCCAGGAAACAGGATGTGCCCTCATAGGCAAAAATAACGGCTATTGTGGGGAACGGCCAGACGGGCGGCGACCAGCCGGACGAAAAGCTCTTGCCAACGTCCGCCCAATCCCTTAGACACCCGCCCAACCAGATCGATTTTCGGGCGATTAGCTCAGCGGGAGAGCACTCCCTTCACACGGGAGGGGTCACTGGTTCAATCCCAGTATCGCCCACCATTTTCCTGATGATCTTTGTGTGGCTTTTGTAAAGTCGGAGCTTCAATTCATGCGCCGACGCGCAAGGCGCAGGCAAGCGGGGCGTGTGTTGTTCCGTGCATCCCATTCGGAGGCAGTCGAAATTGCTCAGCACCCGCATCACCGCGACAAAAGTCTTCGGTCTGCGCTCCTTTTCGGCCCTCCTGATCTTGGCCGCAGACCGGTGAAACCGCGTCAAGCTCTATGATCGCGTCAGTGGAGGCTCAGTTGCCCGGTGCCTTGTAGGCAATGGCGAGTTCGCCAGCCTTCTTTTGTATTGCGGTGAATTCGTCAGAAGTGAATGCCCGCACTGTCTTGAGGTGGCTGACCGCACCGCTGGCCCCGGTGACCATCAAACCTGCGATGAGGTTCGTAACGTCGTCGATGGTAACCTTGATCGCGAAATCGCTGTCGCCTGTTGTCAGGTAAAAGCTCTCCAGTGTGCCGCCTGCTGCTTCCACAATGGCGCGGGCAGCAGCTTCGCGGTCAGTTGGGCTCGCAAGCATCGCTTTCATGGCCGAGGCGGTATAGTTCCCGGTAACGATAAATCTTGGCATGCAAAACCTCCCTGAGGGTGGCGATGCGTGAACGGCCTCAGACGACATCTCGCCTGACCGTGCGTCCCGCAAGTCCCTCGCAAGAATTGTATGCTCAATTCAGCAACAACACTACTTTCATCGACCGGTGCGCCCAAGTCCACTGCTCGCGGCCCTGTTCTATTATCCACCTCCTGGCGCCAGGAGTACCTGTGAGGAGTGGATTAGCCGCCCGCAAGCAGAGAAACATTCAACGTCAGTTC is a window of Roseibium salinum DNA encoding:
- a CDS encoding DUF4139 domain-containing protein, producing the protein MFFRFSSAAIVCLTLPAAAWGADNGPITSITLSSGGLAEVVRKADIDSSGLIRMTVPLDQVNDVLKSIVVYDDKGVVEGITLPGPNPLAETFKNLPFSEADLQSPALLLSKLQGTRVRLEKAGTTVEGLVLGVSQKNRGDEGLSDMVSVLSEGRIVGVELGLDTEITFLDEDIQEKVARALSVVGNGISDGARTVSLKVAGEGAREVAVAYVVPAPIWKTAYRVVMLPQDKARLQAWAVLENASGEDWDNVAITLSSGAPVTLKQRLHDLYWKQRPEVPVDVSAGYVPRTDTGAEPRFEMAESKASAPQGGALGRLLSPAPSADAAMAYEVASANVGDASEGAVTASFALPQRVSLASGETLSAPIVDKVVPGESVSVFQPESGLPHPIAAILITNETQTSLPKGILTVYDQQEGYVGDAQINGMPSGESRMASFATDKKVRIARESTPDDQITSIKVTDGVLTASVRQRAETAYAIKGAPDGERTIVIEHPKRQGWKFSSPQKMDTTATHHRLKVEVAQGETVTATALEERTLSETYALISTDEQGLLNLASRSPDAETAGKLRELAQLQSEITGIERQIREQRFRKEEESADQQRHRANLSAVEPGADLYKRAARKLAESETRIEAIDKQIAVLEDRREEIRATLGEAISTF
- a CDS encoding GYD domain-containing protein, with translation MPRFIVTGNYTASAMKAMLASPTDREAAARAIVEAAGGTLESFYLTTGDSDFAIKVTIDDVTNLIAGLMVTGASGAVSHLKTVRAFTSDEFTAIQKKAGELAIAYKAPGN